The Neisseria subflava genomic interval TATAATCAAGGCCAAATTAACTTTGCCTGCTTGTCGGGCCGTCTGAAGAATTATGCAACAAACCTACGCCGCCGTACAGCGAGATTTGCTCGAAGCCAACCATCTTTCCCCTGATTTGCTCGCCCAAAGCCTGAGCATTATCGGCGCCAACCATGTCGATTATGCCGACATCTATTGTCAGCGCACTGCCTATGAAAGTTGGCATCTGGAAGAAGGCATCGTCAAATCGGGCAGCTTCCAAATCGATCAGGGCGTGGGCGTGCGTGCCGTTTCGGGCGATAAAACCGCTTTTGCCTACGCCGACAGCCTGTGTATCGATTCGATCAACCGCTCTGCCAAAGCAGTGCGCGTGATTGGTGCGGCCGGCGGCGAAGCCAGTGTCAAAGTGCCGACACCTGCCTACGGCAAACCTGTCCACATGGCGATTGACCCTATTGCCAGCCTTGATTCCGCTGCCAAAGTCGCGCTGTTGAACAAAGTCGAAACGCTGGCCAAAGCCGCCGATCCGCGTATCGTGCAAGTGATGGCCGGTTTGACCTGCGAATACGACATGGTGTACATCGCCCGTCTGGACGGTAAACACGCTGCCGATATCCGCCCGATGGTGCGCATGAATGTAACCGTCATTGCCAAGCAGGGCGAGCGTCGCGAGCAGGGCAGCGCGGGCGGCGGCGGACGTTATGATTTGGTGTATTTCGATGAAAACTTGGTGCATCGGTTTGTCGATTCCGCCGTCAAACAAGCCCTGACCAATCTCGAATCCCGTCCTGCGCCTGCCGGCGAGATGACCGTTGTTTTGGGCAACGGCTGGCCGGGCGTGTTGCTGCACGAAGCGGTCGGACATGGTTTGGAAGGCGATTTCAACCGCAAAGAAACCAGCGTTTTCTCCGGCCGAATCGGCGAGCGCGTGGCTGCCAAAGGCGTGACCGTTGTGGACCAAGGC includes:
- the tldD gene encoding metalloprotease TldD — encoded protein: MQQTYAAVQRDLLEANHLSPDLLAQSLSIIGANHVDYADIYCQRTAYESWHLEEGIVKSGSFQIDQGVGVRAVSGDKTAFAYADSLCIDSINRSAKAVRVIGAAGGEASVKVPTPAYGKPVHMAIDPIASLDSAAKVALLNKVETLAKAADPRIVQVMAGLTCEYDMVYIARLDGKHAADIRPMVRMNVTVIAKQGERREQGSAGGGGRYDLVYFDENLVHRFVDSAVKQALTNLESRPAPAGEMTVVLGNGWPGVLLHEAVGHGLEGDFNRKETSVFSGRIGERVAAKGVTVVDQGDIADRRGSLNIDDEGNETRRTVLIEDGILVGYMQDETNARLMGTQSTGNGRRESYASAPMPRMTNTFMENGGYEPEEIIASIDKGIYAVNFGGGQVDITSGKFVFSASEAWWVEGGRLQYPVKGATIIGNGPEVLKHVSMIGNDTALDSGVGVCGKEGQSVPVGVGQPTLRIDAGLTVGGSAI